Within the Glycine soja cultivar W05 chromosome 3, ASM419377v2, whole genome shotgun sequence genome, the region TTTCTCTCTCCTACTGATGTTTCCTAATAATTGGATCGAATTTGACATTACCTTCAACTAAAAACTGTAAGGCCTTGTTCGAGggtagtttttcatttttagttttgaaataattgaaaatcaaaCCAGAATTCAGTTTAATTTCAACTCTGATTATGAAACCCAACtgcaaaatagaaaaagaactCAAAATCAAAGTGGCCATGCTACACCTTCCTCTGCAAATCAGAACATAAACTCCTAATTGAGTTGAGTTTTTTCCTCTGCTCACAAGTCATAAACCCTTGTTCAATATTTCCACTCACCATTATGGCTTTGGTCAACCTTTCTCTTATTGGCATTGTTAACCTCATAATTGTTCTGACTTCCACCGAGGCGAGGATCTTGGGCGTGTACAACGATAGTGTATGGGAAAGCATGCACATGATGTTGTACGGCGACAAGAACATGTTAGGGAAAATAGGTAGCGCATGCAAGTACAATAACTTATACAACCAAGGGTATGATGTGAACACAACAACATTGTTCAATAACAGGTTGTGTTGCAGGGTGTGCTTCGAGATAAAGTGTGTGAATGACCCCAGTTGGAGCCACTTGGTAGGATCTAGTGAAAGGGAGGCTAATGCGAGGATGTTTGGACAAACAGATCTAGTGAAGGGGAGGTTGGTGGTGGCTGTAACGCCCTGAAATTTCgataattgaaaatagatgtttgatgtttttcttatgttatttgattacttgattaatttggatgagttaaggTATTGTGTGAATTAGCCATGTGCGATTTGCTTGAtatggatgttgagttatgtggacttttattgacttaggttgaaattatgagatttcaagttttacttAAACTTGTTCCACTAAAACCACAATCATAGagttgttaaccgttggatcgctTTCAAATTTGGACTATAGGCTTGCAATCCAATTATCCACATTTTGATCATTGGGATTTGCAATATCTTGAGTATGAGATATGATATTTTAATCGAAGCAGTAAAATTTGAGTTGGATCAGCTCGTCCAGGCGAGCCAAATTTTGCTTGGGCGAGTGTTACAGGCTACAAATATGTCTAGTAGTGTAAAAGAGCcatttctttctccttctcttccCCTAAACCATCCCCCAACACCCCCAACCTTCTCCTTCACCACCACTTACCACCGGTGACCGCCACGAGCCACCTTTGCTTGCCGTCGGACCACCGCACGGAGAAGATTAGTTTAATCGGAGCGGaatcttcaaaactcaactcgaggattcggtagagaacgaagcCTCTAATCCTTCCTTCACGGTTTCTTTGAGGTAATCATGATTTCTAAGCCTTCTCTTTGTTAGTTTGAGCCTATCTTTGCATCTCTTCTAACTTGGGAACCATTattggatgtttttacacttccttcgAAAAACCCTTAAAAAAGAGACGTTGTAAAagtttcctttttataaaatagactttGTTTTTATAACATTTGTTGAACCCTGGTCATAGTGGcgtgatcagaatttcaaaatgacctcTCTTTGATGTGAATCTCAAAACACCCCTTTAGCccctttttaaattaaatgggtatttgaccccaaaagttAATATTAACCTTGTCTTTGATTTCTATACtgaattatctttgatttggtatatagagctcTGCGTTTGGATGAACGGACGTGAACCTAAGAGATCTTAGAACAACGCCACAAGGAACTAAAAAAGAGGTatagataggtgaggggagtttattgtttgtttataacttttgataccatagttagggtcggggaacccaattatggggATGTATGTCTGTCCCTgtgcatgttggttttcaagaaaaactgtgtttttaactaatgggatgt harbors:
- the LOC114404989 gene encoding expansin-A6-like, with the translated sequence MALVNLSLIGIVNLIIVLTSTEARILGVYNDSVWESMHMMLYGDKNMLGKIGSACKYNNLYNQGYDVNTTTLFNNRLCCRVCFEIKCVNDPSWSHLVGSSEREANARMFGQTDLVKGRLVVAVTP